In Triticum urartu cultivar G1812 chromosome 6, Tu2.1, whole genome shotgun sequence, the following proteins share a genomic window:
- the LOC125516848 gene encoding uncharacterized protein LOC125516848, with product MGKKTAAKRPRGRKIAEPPMHPLEESRIKICIRNNSVLQSLGIPALSTLFAAKTVISPGKKYPKHSSDDSEAEYYPNEDNTSEGESSDDSLVDEIEALQSTPAASSNSKGCKKTSQKTSNKRSGAMPPGGVKPRPPKRVHADIPTNSRVARSKKALLQDADASTQSEEMLDPKHQTPSVIDKPTASVACARQAEEIIPNFDDHDDDPAHCDDDNWIANGADLIAHRDDDNEMANEAGGSGHNEMATEAGGSAQPNQETQPNNNSEGPQSYEKPRERGPNLGKGLERITRRRQGKLPLVIPEGRIRPEAPLLAAKFAIECNVTVRHHMPVFKRWKDYKDLDGHVRDGIFRNFVGKVGNKFQMDVDDVPVRKACTEMLKRATRQQRYRLKKEFFDPHPLHLVTRTSPVPLMTDEQSNELVESWKDPKKMGICEINKNNRAQVKFHQTTGARSYPMHCDNLGDKYKDKEPTALDLFKECHYNKKKKSYTNVVQAAITEMENKASQPTKDGQESNSATEAVAEVLAKHTKKPRFLQHVGIQHVHARSSAEVATEKRDNVELRARVDTLTKLLKEFEEARTRQDEEHRKRDEENRKKQAAMDAKLDFLLSQLQPRSAQG from the exons ATGGGGAAGAAGACTGCTGCGAAGAGACCCCGAGGACGGAAGATAGCAG AACCACCGATGCATCCTTTGGAAGAGTCGCGCATCAAAATATGCATAAGGAACAATTCAGTGCTGCAATCACTCGGAATTCCTGCACTATCAACACTGTTTGCAGCCAAAACTGTCATTTCACCTGGAAAAAAATATCCCAAGCATAGTTCTGATGATTCCGAAGCTGAGTACTATCCTAACGAGGACAATACCAGTGAAGGAGAATCGTCCGATGATAGTTTAGTAGATGAAATAGAAGCACTGCAGTCCACACCTGCTGCTAGCTCAAACTCTAAG GGCTGTAAGAAGACTAGTCAGAAAACTAGTAATAAAAGATCTGGGGCCATGCCCCCTGGTGGAGTCAAGCCTCGGCCTCCTAAGAGAGTTCATGCGGACATCCCTACTAATTCACGAGTCGCAAGGTCAAAGAAAGCTCTATTACAAGATGCTGATGCAAGTACTCAAAGTGAGGAGATGTTGGATCCTAAACATCAAACACCAAGTGTCATCGATAAGCCAACTGCTTCTGTGGCTTGTGCCCGCCAAGCTGAAGAAATTATTCCCAACTTTGATGACCATG ATGATGACCCTGCACATTGTGATGATGACAACTGGATTGCCAATGGAGCTGATCTTATTGCCCATCGTGATGATGACAATGAGATGGCCAACGAAGCTGGTGGTAGTGGTCACAATGAGATGGCCACCGAAGCTGGTGGTAGTGCCCAACCAAATCAGGAAACCCAACCTAACAATAACTCTGAAG GTCCACAATCCTATGAAAAGCCAAGGGAAAGGGGCCCTAATTTGGGAAAAGGCCTGGAAAGGATCACTCGACGCCGGCAGGGCAAACTACCGCTTGTCATTCCAGAAGGGAGGATAAGGCCGGAGGCACCTCTTCTTGCTGCAAAGTTTGCAATTGAATGCAACGTCACAGTCAGACACCATATGCCTGTGTTTAAGCGCTGGAAGGATTACAAGGACCTAGATGGACATGTCCGAGATGGGATCTTCAGGAACTTTGTAGGCAAAGTTGGT AACAAGTTTCAGATGGACGTAGATGATGTGCCAGTTAGGAAGGCTTGTACTGAAATGCTGAAACGTGCGACTCGCCAACAACGATATAGGCTCAAGAAAGAGTTTTTTGACCCTCACCCACTCCATTTGGTGACGAGAACTTCTCCTGTCCCCTTGATGACTGATGAGCAGTCGAATGAGCTGGTGGAAAGCTGGAAGGATCCCAAAAAGATG GGGATATGTGAAATTAACAAAAATAATCGAGCTCAAGTTAAGTTTCACCAAACTACTGGCGCGCGCAGCTATCCGATGCATTGTGATAATCTG GGCGACAAATACAAAGATAAAGAACCCACTGCATTGGATTTGTTCAAGGAGTGTCACTacaacaagaaaaagaaaagctACACTAATGTCGTGCAAGCTGCAATT ACTGAGATGGAAAACAAGGCCTCTCAACCTACAAAAGATGGCCAGGAATCAAACTCTGCAACCGAGGCTGTAGCTGAAGTGCTTGCTAAGCACactaagaagccaaggtttcttCAGCATGTGGGGATCCAGCATGTCCATGCGAGATCCAGTGCAGAAGTGGCAACGGAGAAGAGGGACAATGTTGAGCTTCGGGCACGTGTTGACACCTTGACCAAGCTGTTGAAGGAGTTCGAAGAAGCAAGGACCAGGCAAGACGAGGAGCATAGGAAGAGAGATGAGGAGAACAGGAAGAAGCAAGCTGCGATGGATGCAAAACTAGACTTTTTGCTAAGTCAGTTGCAACCAAGATCAGCTCAAGGGTAA